A single Chloroflexota bacterium DNA region contains:
- a CDS encoding M1 family metallopeptidase: protein MRPLRFLLFFAIFLVACATPAAPTPPPDPKLAIAVDDLAIFRHALLPSHQNDLALIDRPTRYELNLRYDAATPSLSGTQETLYTNRTTKPLNEIYFRLFANYPDSGGKIVVSNMTIGDALVTPTLQVSDTALRAPLANPLAPNAAARVRFEWTLTIPRNSKAHYSDFGLFDNVTTLPSAIPLIPAYDAAGWHIELPPAYGDLVYAEMALFDVTLTAPTAMTVIASGTTIDTRANNDGTTTWHLVGAPMRDFDINLTERLQKTSATVGETTIHSWHEPTDAESGKQALQFATDAFKVFTTRFGAYPYRELDVIETPTTAGGIEYPGVIVIARGLYRETRQRDFFEFATAHEISHQWWYALVGNDQVNAPWVDEALAQYSSLLYYEDLRGANAGPNIVKQVFQGPYERAKKEGRDAAVNQPVSAFNEQGYGEIVYGKAPLFYDAIRKKMGDDAFFKFLRTYFERFRYRVATPEDVIRMAEEVAGASLRAEYQQWILSGAK from the coding sequence ATGCGACCTCTTCGTTTTCTGTTGTTCTTCGCGATTTTTCTCGTCGCGTGCGCCACTCCCGCCGCGCCGACTCCGCCGCCCGACCCCAAGCTGGCGATTGCCGTAGACGACCTCGCGATTTTCCGGCACGCGCTGCTCCCCTCGCACCAAAACGATCTCGCTTTGATTGACCGCCCAACGCGTTATGAATTGAATCTGCGCTACGATGCTGCCACGCCCAGTTTGAGTGGAACGCAAGAGACGCTGTACACCAACCGCACGACCAAGCCGCTCAACGAAATATATTTTCGTCTCTTCGCCAACTATCCGGATTCCGGCGGCAAGATTGTCGTTTCAAATATGACGATTGGCGACGCACTGGTCACACCGACGCTCCAAGTGAGCGACACCGCGCTGCGCGCCCCGCTCGCCAATCCGCTCGCGCCGAACGCGGCGGCGCGCGTTCGTTTCGAGTGGACGCTGACGATTCCGCGTAATTCCAAAGCGCATTATTCCGATTTCGGTTTGTTCGATAATGTGACGACCTTGCCTTCGGCGATTCCATTGATTCCGGCATACGACGCGGCGGGCTGGCACATCGAATTGCCTCCGGCGTACGGCGATTTGGTTTACGCCGAAATGGCGTTGTTCGACGTCACGCTCACCGCGCCGACCGCGATGACGGTGATCGCGTCGGGTACGACGATAGACACGCGCGCGAACAACGACGGCACGACGACCTGGCATCTCGTCGGCGCGCCGATGCGCGATTTCGACATCAACTTGACCGAGCGATTGCAAAAGACCAGCGCGACGGTTGGCGAGACGACGATCCATTCGTGGCACGAACCGACGGACGCGGAAAGCGGCAAGCAAGCGTTGCAGTTTGCGACCGACGCGTTCAAGGTGTTCACGACACGTTTTGGCGCGTATCCGTACCGCGAACTCGACGTGATCGAAACGCCGACGACCGCGGGCGGCATCGAGTATCCGGGTGTGATCGTCATCGCGCGCGGGTTGTACCGCGAAACACGCCAGCGCGACTTTTTCGAGTTCGCGACGGCGCACGAAATTTCGCATCAGTGGTGGTACGCGCTTGTCGGCAACGATCAGGTGAACGCGCCCTGGGTAGACGAAGCGCTCGCGCAGTATAGTTCGCTCCTCTACTACGAGGACCTGCGCGGCGCGAATGCCGGACCGAACATCGTCAAGCAAGTGTTTCAGGGTCCGTACGAACGCGCGAAAAAAGAGGGACGCGACGCGGCGGTGAATCAACCGGTCAGTGCGTTCAACGAGCAGGGGTATGGTGAAATTGTGTACGGCAAAGCGCCGCTGTTCTACGATGCGATTCGCAAAAAGATGGGCGACGACGCGTTTTTCAAATTTCTGCGGACGTACTTTGAACGATTCCGCTACCGCGTCGCGACGCCGGAGGATGTGATTCGTATGGCGGAAGAGGTCGCGGGCGCAAGTCTGCGCGCGGAATATCAACAGTGGATTTTGAGTGGGGCAAAATAA
- a CDS encoding type II toxin-antitoxin system Phd/YefM family antitoxin, with the protein MTTVSVTFARRHLEQLIEQFARDHEPITITKYNKPVAVFVSMQTVKKMDALEKRALKQSKRRR; encoded by the coding sequence ATGACCACAGTCAGTGTCACATTTGCCAGACGGCACTTGGAGCAATTGATCGAACAATTCGCGCGCGATCACGAACCAATCACCATTACCAAATACAACAAGCCCGTCGCGGTATTTGTGAGTATGCAAACCGTGAAAAAAATGGATGCATTGGAAAAACGCGCATTGAAGCAATCCAAAAGACGCCGGTAA